DNA from Algisphaera agarilytica:
AAACGCCGGCGACCCCGAAGCCCCGGAAGAAACCGGCATGCGTGTCGTCTGGAACTTCGCCGCCCCCGCCAACCGAGAAGTCACCGGGCCCTTCGAGCGCTTCGACGCCATGGTCCGCGCCCATCCCTTCGCCCCGCTCGTCGGCCACCACAGCCACGAGGTCGCGCACCTCACCCAAGACCCCGAACTGGGCGTCGCCCAGGCTCTGATCGCGGTGACCCATGGCCCGGACCGCGAAACCGCGTGGTTCGTTTGGCGTCTGTCGCGGCCCGTCGAAGGCGAGTCCGCCAACTGCTGGGTCACCGACGCGGTCTACCCCGTCGAACTCGATGACGAGCCCAGCGATCCTGGCCAGATCGCCTGACCCACCCCCAACCCTCACACCCGCACCCGGGCCTCCTCCGCCAACACCGCAGCCGCGGCCCGGTGGACCGTGCTGTGTCGTCGGGCGAGTACCTCGTGGTCGGCGTGGTACCCGCCGCCGATCACGCACGCCACCGGGATGCCGTGGCCGCGACAGCTTTCCAAGACGTAGCGGTCCCGCGCAAGCAACCCTGCATCGGAAAGCTCAAGTTTGCCGAGCTTGTCGTCTACGTGCACATCCACCCCCGCGTCGTACATCACCAGGTCCGGCTCGACACGCTCCAACACCTCCGGCAGCGTGGCCGACAAGACCTCGAGATACGCCCCATCCCCCACGCCCACCGCTAACGGCGTGTCCAAATCCGACGGCACCTTCCGCGCGGGAAAGTTTTTCTCGCAGTGCACCGACCACGTGAACACCCTGGCGTCATTCGCGAACACCGCCGCGGTCCCGTCGCCCTGATGCACATCCAGATCAATGATGAGCACCTGCTGCACCAAACCGCGTCGCAGCATCTCGCGCGCCGCGACCGCCAGGTCGTTTAAGATGCAGAACCCCGAACCGAAGTCGTGGTGGGCGTGGTGCGTCCCCCCCGCCGTGTTGCAGGCCAGGCCGTGTTCGAGCGCCAACTCGGCTGTGCGGATCGTCCCGCCCACCGCCGTGATCGTGCGGTTCACTAGCCCTTCCGACCATGGCAACCCGATCCGCCGCACCGCATCACGGTCCAACGAACCCGACACAAACGCATCCACATACTCGGACGCATGCACCAGCTCCAACTGCTCACGCGTCGCCTTCACCGGCTCGTGAAACTGCTCGGCCGTCGCCACCCCATCGTCAATCAACAGATCGCGCAGAATCCCGAACTTCGGCATCGGAAACCGATGCCCCTCGGGCAACGGCGTCACGTAATCGGGGTGGTAAACGAAGGGAATCACGATTAGAGCATAGCGCTCCAGCGCCGAAAGGGCTGTAAATCAAGTCCTTCCGCTCCAATCACCGTCGGGGTCGATGTCGCGCGCCTTGGCGAAGGCGGCTTTGAGCTTGTTGACGACTTCTTCGCGCAGCGGATTCTTGTTGACTGCTTCGACGTTGTGCTCGGCGTTGACGGTGCTGGTCGTGCCGGGGATGGCGGTGTGGACGCCTTCGTGGGCGAGGGTGAACTTCAGCGCGATCTCGGGCCACTCGACTTCGGGGTGGCCGTGGTAGCCCAGGTCGTTGGGCGTGACCGACATGAGGTTGAACCGGCGGTGGTATTCCGAGGCGTAGTTCTGGTACATGCCCGGCTGGCTGTCGAGGCTCTTCCACGCAGCGTTGGCGATCGGCCGCTTGGCGATCACGCCCACGTCACGCTTCCGGCAGGCGGGGAGGACCGTGTCGAGGTTCACCTGGTCGCAGATGTTGATCGAGGTCTCGATCACCGCGACGTCGGGCAGCCCGGCGGCGTAGGCCGCGGCGGCGTTGTCCCCGGAGTACCCGGCGAAGCGCACCTTGCCCGCCTCGCGGGCCTCGACCAGCGCGCCCATCGCCTCGCCTTTTTCCAGCACGTCCTGGCCACAGGAGTGGAGCAGGCAGATGTCCAGGTGGTCGGTCTTCATACGCTCCAACGAGCGATCGATGTTGGCGGTGATGACCTCGGGGGTGAAGTCTTCGCCCTCGAAGCCCGAGGCGTGGCCGCACTTGCTCAGCAGCACGTAGTCGTCGCGGCGGTGGCCGACGGTCTGGCCGATGGCCTCTTCCGAGCCGCGGTAGCACGAACCGGTGTCGATGAAATTGACGCCGTGGTCCAGCAGGTAGTTGATGACGCGGCCGACCTGTTCGATCTCGGTGTCGAGCATGCCGATGGGCGCTGCGCCGAAGCCGAGTTCGCTTACGGAGAGTTCGGTTTGACCCAGTGTGGTCTGTTGCATGCGGGCATTCTACGCGATGCCCTGCGCGGTGTTGGGCGGGAACGAGGCCCAAGCGTCGCGCTAAAAAACGGTGAGGGTCAGGCCGACCGCTGCTGCATCCGCTCGATCAGGTCGTCGTCGGGCACGAAACCGTCCAGATCGATCGGACGGCCCGCGAGCGCGCTGGTGTACAGGGCCAACACCACCTTCCACTCGTGCAGCGTCTCGGGCAGGCCAGTGGGAGATTCGCCGCGCAGCATGTCGGCGTAGAGGTTCTGCTGCCCGGCACGGTTGATCACCTTGGCGTGTTCGAAACCGCCGAAGTCGCCTTCGGCGCGGCGCGATTCGGTCTGGATGTGCCAGCGGGCGAACTCCTGGTACTCCGCGTGGCCCCGGCTTCCGCGGATGCCGATGCGCATGTGCTGCCAGACCACGTCGGGGTCGCCGCAGCGCGGCGCGTCCGGCCCGCTGACCCACGTGGCGGTGATCCCGTTGTCGAACTCCAGCTCGGCTCGGGTGCCCAGCGGCGCGGGGTGGTACCCGTCGGAGGTGTCCCAGCCCTGCGCGGTGGCCGAGATGCGCTTCACCAGCGGATCGCCGACGAGCGAACGGGCGTAGTGCAGCAGGTGCGTGCCCTGCCCCGCCAGGGTCATCCCGGCCGAGAAGTCGACCGATTGGAGCTCCCCGAATTCGCCCGCCTGTGCCGCGTCGCGGATCCGGCAGAGCGTGTCGTACCAGCGCAGCTGGTGGCAGGTCGCAAACACCGTCGAGGTTTTCTCAGACAGCTCGCACAACGCCCGCCAACCCGCGACGCCGATGGCGATCGGTTTTTCGACGACACAGAACGGCACGCCGAGGTCCGACACCAGCGTCATCAACGCGATACGCGACTCCGGCCCGGTGATGAGGTGGACCACGTCCAGCGACTCGGCCCGGATCATCTCGGCGGGGTCGGCGTAGGCCTTGAGCCCGTGTTCCGCGGCAAACGGGTCACGCCGTCGGGGCGACGGCGCACAACACGCCACCACCTGGGTCCCCGCCAAACCGCGGTACGACGCGAGGTGGTCCAACGCCCGAGCGCCGCAACCCACCAACCCCACACGCTTCATCGCCTGATCGCTCATCCCCGAACGATAGCAAAACGGCCGATGGGCCGAGGCTCAATCTGATCTGTGCGGTGGGTTCAGTCGGAAGCCTGCGCAACCTCTTGCAGGGCACCCGAGGTGTCCGCCGTGTCTTCGCAGTCGTGCCAATCGCTGTCTTCTTCCACCTCTTCGACTTCGTCATCGCCCATGTAGTTGTGGGTGATTTCTTCGCCGGGCTGGATGTCGCACAACGACATGACCGTCAGGTCGTCGAAGTACGCCGCGTTCGGCTCGTTGTCGTGGTTGATGAACCGCAACTCGTTCTCGACGCGGAAGCCCTGCTCTTCGGTGATCCAGAGCACGTACGCGCCGTCCTGCGTGGTGTAGGAACCTTCGAGTTGTCCGATGACGGTGTCGGCAGGGATAAAGCGGTCGGCAAACAGGCCTTGGCCATGGATGCCGCTGGGTTGAACTTTGAACATCTTGGATGAGTACTCCGTCCGTGGGCAAGTGCGTACAGACCTTCGAGCGGTAATCTAGCAAGTCGTCATCGGTGACGCGAGGGTGGTGACTTGAAAACAATAATGCTCACACATCTGACTCAATCAAAGTGAGGAATAGGATGAACATGGATTCTCATATTCAAAGTTTTGGATCCAACATTTATCGCGATAAGCACGGGTTCTCGATTAAGATCAAAACATGAAAACGATGATTGGAATCGTGCTGATGTGCGCCAGTCTCACGGGGATCGTTAGAGCCCAACCGCTCGAACCGCCCCCGGCTGAAGAGATCGCGTACCACTGGAAGCAGGTCAAGGACTACCGGGCGCTCGTCGATAATCCTGAGAACTAAGAAAAAGACCCCACTACGGGGTATAGCGTTCTCGACGACCCTCCCGATATCCAGCCCAGCCTGGCGTTCCTCGTTGCGGCCGGGGAGATGGAATACGTCAATCTCGTATTGCCCGAAGTACCACGGAACTCTGCCACCACTCGGCACTGGCTGAAATGGGGAGCGGGCGGCAAGGACCACGGTGTACGTGAGGGCCTATGGGAGATGACCGGCAAGGCCTACAACGATGAGTTCTTCGGCGTCAAAGGCGAAACCCCGGTCTGTCTGAACATCTGGTACGACCCCGCGATCACCGATGAGATCAAGCAGTTGGTTCAGGAGCTACAAAACCTCGAAGCCGGGGCCGAAATCATCGACAACCTCGAGCGGCTGAAAAACCATCCGCCCGAACGTCAGATCGCCGACCTAACGATACCCCCGCATCCCAAGCGCGAAGCCCTCATCGGCGAATGGGCTTCCGAAGGAGAAACCGTTTACACCATTGAAGAGCAGGATGGAAAGGTTCTCATCAAACCCACCCAAAGCCCACCCTGGGAATCCATGATCAACAACCTGCGC
Protein-coding regions in this window:
- a CDS encoding SET domain-containing protein — its product is MFKVQPSGIHGQGLFADRFIPADTVIGQLEGSYTTQDGAYVLWITEEQGFRVENELRFINHDNEPNAAYFDDLTVMSLCDIQPGEEITHNYMGDDEVEEVEEDSDWHDCEDTADTSGALQEVAQASD
- a CDS encoding histone deacetylase family protein is translated as MVIPFVYHPDYVTPLPEGHRFPMPKFGILRDLLIDDGVATAEQFHEPVKATREQLELVHASEYVDAFVSGSLDRDAVRRIGLPWSEGLVNRTITAVGGTIRTAELALEHGLACNTAGGTHHAHHDFGSGFCILNDLAVAAREMLRRGLVQQVLIIDLDVHQGDGTAAVFANDARVFTWSVHCEKNFPARKVPSDLDTPLAVGVGDGAYLEVLSATLPEVLERVEPDLVMYDAGVDVHVDDKLGKLELSDAGLLARDRYVLESCRGHGIPVACVIGGGYHADHEVLARRHSTVHRAAAAVLAEEARVRV
- a CDS encoding aldo/keto reductase, translated to MQQTTLGQTELSVSELGFGAAPIGMLDTEIEQVGRVINYLLDHGVNFIDTGSCYRGSEEAIGQTVGHRRDDYVLLSKCGHASGFEGEDFTPEVITANIDRSLERMKTDHLDICLLHSCGQDVLEKGEAMGALVEAREAGKVRFAGYSGDNAAAAYAAGLPDVAVIETSINICDQVNLDTVLPACRKRDVGVIAKRPIANAAWKSLDSQPGMYQNYASEYHRRFNLMSVTPNDLGYHGHPEVEWPEIALKFTLAHEGVHTAIPGTTSTVNAEHNVEAVNKNPLREEVVNKLKAAFAKARDIDPDGDWSGRT
- a CDS encoding Gfo/Idh/MocA family protein, with the translated sequence MSDQAMKRVGLVGCGARALDHLASYRGLAGTQVVACCAPSPRRRDPFAAEHGLKAYADPAEMIRAESLDVVHLITGPESRIALMTLVSDLGVPFCVVEKPIAIGVAGWRALCELSEKTSTVFATCHQLRWYDTLCRIRDAAQAGEFGELQSVDFSAGMTLAGQGTHLLHYARSLVGDPLVKRISATAQGWDTSDGYHPAPLGTRAELEFDNGITATWVSGPDAPRCGDPDVVWQHMRIGIRGSRGHAEYQEFARWHIQTESRRAEGDFGGFEHAKVINRAGQQNLYADMLRGESPTGLPETLHEWKVVLALYTSALAGRPIDLDGFVPDDDLIERMQQRSA